AGGCAGTCACTGTCAAGATATCAGGTTCGATTGCCAGTGGGCCGAGTATGACTCGGAGAGTAAAacgaaaacaacgaaaaaggtcaaatattctattaaatTCCGTTTTGGGGGGAAATCTTTGTTTAAAACGGACTTTTCGTTTTGGCTTTCTGGCATCCTAATTTGCGTACTAATAATTAGGAGTTTCATGTTATGGAATTTTTCAGCCACCATTACATGCAATTCATCATTCACTTTCAGAATATGTACAAGACTCTGTTCATCGCATTGGCTTTGTTTATGGTCATTGGAGCCATCGCCGCAGAAGGTAATTGCTTGCTCGATTCCGTTCACTTGTATATGATTCAGTACTAGTTCCAGCGGAAAACCCGTtaacagtcaaattaaattcaGAACTGCATACATGAACCGAGTCCAGTAGCTTGGTAAATGCACCCCTAAATATCTCAATTTATTGTTATCGCAGAAGTTAAGGTTGTAAAGAAGAGAGAGCATACTTGCATGTGTAATGGAAAGAGTGGAAAATACTCGATGAAAGGTGGATCAGGCTGTTGTAAAACGTTTGGCTATTGCTGTCCTAACTaatttcgaaataaaaaattccTGATCATCAAACAATTGACTGTCGTGTTTCAATGATAACCGGCGGTAAGATTAGTAATGACACCAGCCAAGCAGTCGTACTTCACCAATTGTCTGGAAAGGGTCGATCGACTTCTGAAGGTTTGGGCCCAGACTGCAGATGATACCTTTGCATAAATTTCGGCAAGCGGAAGAAGACACCGATTCGTgttcaataaaacaaacataaaAATCCGTACATTTTTCGCAATTCATTATCAGTAATTTATTCGTAATAATATCGACATATACACGCAATGAATGCACACACAAAACATCCAAATCACAATCAGGCAATTGCATACGTACATTCCAACATCGGTTCTACACTAACGAGGCCTAAACGACGAAACACAATAGAGT
This sequence is a window from Tubulanus polymorphus chromosome 9, tnTubPoly1.2, whole genome shotgun sequence. Protein-coding genes within it:
- the LOC141911331 gene encoding uncharacterized protein LOC141911331 — encoded protein: MNQALSYNGAYVCPDRVSCEGSHCQDIRFDCQWAEYDSESKTKTTKKNMYKTLFIALALFMVIGAIAAEEVKVVKKREHTCMCNGKSGKYSMKGGSGCCKTFGYCCPN